In bacterium, the genomic window AAATAGTGATAGGAGATAGAAGGTAGGAAGTAAGGAGATAGGCGTGAGGAGTGATGTTTTCTTTACTTTCTACTTTCTACTCTCTACTTTCTACTTCCTATTTTCAGGAGAAATAATGACTATATTTCTTGAAGTAGGGCTAATTCTGATATTAGTCAAGATTTTAGGTGAATTATTTGAGCGGATAAAACTTCCTTCTATCTTTGGGGAAATCACCTTAGGCATAATTCTGGGGCCTGTTCTGGGTCTAATTATTCTTAATGATAAGACTTTTTCCGCAGCCATAATTAAACTTTTAGGTGAGATAGGGGCAGTATTTTTGTTATTTTCTATTGGGTTCACCCGTGTAGATTTCAAAAAGGTTACTGTATCTATAAAAAGGATTTTCCCGGTATCAATTTTCGGGGCGATGTTTCCTTTTTTAGCTGGATTTTTTATTGGCTATATTTTTTTTAGTTCGGTAAAAGTGGCGTTATTACTCGGGACAGCGTTAGCCTCGACAAGTATTGGCGTAAGTGTTCGCACCTTAATGGATGTAAAATATATTGCGACAATGGTAGGAGCAACTATTTTATTTGCCGCTGTTTTAGATAATTTCCTCTCGATGGGCACATTAGGGATAGTTACCGGAATTATCCAGAGAGAAAAGGTCTGGTATATTTCTATGGGAATAACCATTACCGAATTAGTCGGTTTTATCGCGGTGGTCTATCTAATGAGGAGATTCATTTTCCCTTTACTTACAAAATTAACGGATAAGATGATTGTTGAAGAAGCCACGCTGGGAATTATTATTGGCACGCTTTTTGTCTTTGCATACCTGACGCATATCTTTGGGTTGAGTGTGATAATAGGTGCATTTTTGTTTGGGGCAGGAATATCAATCATCCCAAGATTAAAAACAGAGGTTGTCGTTCATAAGGTTAGAGGGATAGCCGATGGATTTTTTGTCCCATTTTTCTTCTTGAATATGGGGCTGATGTTTGATTTTAAAGGGATTGGGAATGTAGGGATATTTGCCAGCATCCTTCTTGTGGCACTAATTGTCAGTCAAATTATCGGTGGTTTCCTTGGAGGAAAAATAGGTAGGTTTAACTTTAAAGATTCCCTTATTATTGGCACCGCACTTATCCCCAGAAATGAACTTGCCCTGGTTGTTTCTACCATTGGTTTAGAAATAGGGTTGTTAGGAAGTGAAGTCTTTTCGGCATTAATATTAATTTCATTAGTAACAACCATCATCACGCCTTTATTGCTCAGGTTAATAATTAAAGCCAGATAAAGAAGAAGGCTGAAGGCTGAATCCAATTTCCTTCAGCCTTCAGCCTTTAAATTCAATATGCCTTTTGAATCGGGCATCATCTTTGGCAGGGAAATCCTGGCGGTAATGAACGCCCCTTGATTCTTCACGCATAAGTGCTGCTTTCTGAATAAGTTTTCCGATGATTAACATATTTTGTAATTCAAAACCATCCGAGGTTGAAAATTCTTTAGCCAGAACATACGAAGACCAAAAGTCTATTTCTTTTCCTGCATCGACGAGTTTATCCTTTTCTCGTTCAATACCCACATCTCGCCACATTAAACTTTTGAGTGCATTGCGGACATCTTCTACATCTAAGTCTTTCAGGTATTTACCTTCAAAGATATAAGAGATATGTGGAAATGATTTTATCTTATTTTTTGAACACCCGGCTCTATATCCAAAAACCAAACATTCTAAAAGCGAATTGCTGGCTAAACGATTTGCACCATGGATACCAGGGTTGGCACACTCACCGCAAGCATATAATCCTTCAATGTTAGTCTTGCCCTCTAAATCTGTTTTAATCCCACCAATGGTATAATGAGCCGTAGGTCTAACAGGTATCAAGTCTTTCTTTATATCAATGTCGAAGGAATGGCAGGTTTTCATTATATTTGGAAACCTATTTTGCAGGAATTCATCATCTAAGTGGGTCACATCTAAATATACATGGGTATCATTGGTTAATTTCAATTCAGTCAGGACACTTCTGGAGACGACATCCCTTGGGGCTAATTCTAAAGCGGGATGATATTTAGCCATAAATCTTTCGCCGTATTTATTTTTTAATATTCCGCCTTCTCCCCGGACGGCTTCTGAGATTAATGCCCTGGCCGCACCGGCAATATAAAGTGTTGTTGGATGAAATTGGATAAACTCCATATCCATTAAACTTGCACCAGCACGATAAGCCGCCGCCATCCCATCGCCAGTGGCAATAATGGAATTAGTTGTCTCACGATAAATCTGACCAACCCCACCAGTTGCCAGAATTGTTTGACTGGCAAAGATTATTTCTCTCTTCTTACCTTTTGACTGGACAATTGCTCCGTAACAGATATTATCTTCGGTTAGTAAGTCTATGAGAAAGGTATTTTCTAAAATAGAGATATTTTTTTTGAGTTGAACCTTTGCGAGGAGTATTCGTTCAAGTTCTGTGCCAGTGGCATCACCTCTGGCATGGATTATTCTTCGGGTAGAGTGTCCTGCTTCCTGGGTAAATAGTAGTTTTCCTTCTTTGCAGTCGAAATTTGCTCCCCAATCAATTAAATTCTGTATTTGTTGAGGACCTTCTTCAACTAATACTCTAACTGCTTCCTCATTACACAGCCCATCACCTACTTCTATGGTATTCTGTAAATGGCTTTCATAGGTATCATTTTCAGTTAAAACTGCGGCGATACCGCCTTGAGCAATCTCGGTATTACACTGTTTCAATTTATCCTTAGTAATGATTAGCACCTGACCTTCATCAGCGGCTTCAATTGCCGCCCGGAGCCCCGCCGCACCACTACCAATGATTAAAATGTCTGTTTTGATAATTGGTAATTTGTTGGTATCAAAACTGACTAAATATCTCACTATAATTTCACCACTGTTGTTTCTAAAATCTCTTCCTGAGCATTAATCTCTTGTAAAACTGTTTGGGGTATAGGCTCATCGACATTTAAAACGATTAATTGTTTACCACCAATAGTTTTTCTACCCATTTGTAGTCCGGCAATATTGATGTTATTTTTGCCCAGAATGGTGCTGATTTTGCCCAGAACCCCGGGTTTATCAATATTTGAGATAACAAGCATATTACCTTGAGGTATAGCATCGATTCTAAAACCGTCAATTGCTACGATTCTGGCATCATTCTTTTGGAAGATACTGCCGGCAATTTGAGATGTCTTTTTATCTGTTTTTAGCGTCACGGTAATGAGGTTGACAAAATCTTCTTCTTTTGCCTCTTTGTTTTCAACAATATTTATCCCTCGTTCTTTAGCGATAAAAGGTGCATTGACATAATTGACGACAGGCTCTTTAAGGATAGTTGCCAGCATCCCTTTAAGCACCGCAACTTTAAAAGGCGTAACCTCATACTCAGCAATTTCACCTGAAATCTTTATTTCGACTTCTTGTATTCCCTCGACGGTCAATTGAGTATGGAGAGAACCTATTTTTTCGGCTAAAGTTAAATATGGGGCGATTTCCTGGAATACCTCTGGAGCGACCTGCTGGATATTAACGGCGTTTCTAATTACCCCACTGGTTAATGCATCTACGACCTGCTGAGCCATTTCTATGCCGACATTTATCTGTGCATCAATCGTCGAGGCACCAAGATGCGGCACTAAAACGCAGTTATCGAATGTCAGAAGCGGACTATCCACTGGCGGTTCGGTTTCATAGACATCTAAAGCCGCACCCGCAACCTTACCCAACTTAAGCCCCTCATAAAGTGCCTGTTCGTCAATTAATCCACCTCTGGCGCAGTTAATTATCCGCACACCATCCTTCATCTTATCAATTTCTGCTTTAGAAATCATCTTTTTCGTCTCATCAGATTTAGGTACATGCAGGGTAATATAATCTGAGCGGCGATAGAGTTCGTCCAGTTCAGATAATTCTACCCCCATTCGTTTTGCCTTTTCCTGTGAAATATAAGGGTCATAAGCCAGAACCTTCATATTGAAGGCTAATCCGATTTGAGCAACATAGGAGCCAATTCTTCCCAGTCCAACAACACCTAATGTTTTTCCGCATAATTCTACACCCATATATTTTTTGCGGTCCCATTTCCCTTCTTTCATAGATTTATCTGCCTGTGGTATATTTCGTGATAGGGCTAAAATCATCCCAATTGTGTGTTCAGCGGTAGAAACCGTATTGCCGCCTGGGGCATTCATTACAATAATCCCTTTTTTCGTGGCAGATGGAACATCAATATTGTCCACACCTACCCCGGCTCGACCAATGACCTGTAATTTTTTGCTTGCCTCGATGACTTCTTTAGTCACCTTTGTTTCACTTCTCACAATCATCCCATCGTAATCACCAATACACGCCACTAATTCTTCTGGTTTAAGTCCTGTCTTGACATCTACTTCAATGGATTCTGCTTTCTCTAAAATCTCTAATCCTTGCTTTGATAACGGGTCACTAACTAATACCTTCATTTTTTTATCATCCTCCTTTATTCTAATTTAGCCATTGCCTTTTCTATTCTATCTAATCCTTTTTCAATATTTTTTAGAGAAGTAGCGTAGGAGAGTCTGATGTAATTTGGTGCGCCAAAGGCATCTCCTGGGACGACCGCTACCCGTGCCTCATCTAATAAAAACTCAGTTAAGCCAAAGGAATTATTAATCATTTTTCCATTAAATTTTGTCCCATAAATACAGGAGACATCAGGAAAGGCATAAAATGCGCCCTTTGGGGTTTTACAGGTAAATCCTTTAATCCCATTTAGCCGTTGGACAATAAACTTGCGTCTTTTATCAAATTGTGCCACCATCTCGGCAATACATTCTTGAGGTCCCTGTAATGCGGCTAAAGCGGCTTTTTGGGAAATAGATGTTGGATTAGAGGTAGAATGTGATTGAACATTTGACATCGCCAGGATAATCTCTTTAGTCCCGGCGGCATAACCAATTCGCCAGCCAGTCATCGAATACGCCTTTGAGACACCATTAATGGTAATGGTTAACTCCTTGACCGCTGGATTTAAACTGGCAATGCTAAAATGCCTTTGACCATCATAGATTAGATACTCATAAATTTCATCGGAGATAATGTAAATTCCATTTTCTACAGCTATCTCCGCCAGAGCCTCTAATTCATCCTTTTCATAGACTGCCCCGGTTGGATTACAGGGGGAATTAAGAATAAGTAGTTTAGTTTGAGGTGTTATCGCCTTTTCAAATAATTCTGGAGTTAATTTAAAGTCATCATTGGTCTGAACAATAGTTGGTGTCGCACCTGCCATTTTCACCTGCTCTTCATAACTTACCCAGTAAGGAGCCGGGATGATAACCTCATCTCCCTCATCAGCAAGCACAAATATAGCGTTAAAGAGTGAATGTTTTGCCCCACTTGAAATCAGGATTTGAGATGGCTCATAAATCAGGTTATTATCTTTTTTAAACTTTTCACAGACCGCTTTCTTTAACTCTATTATCCCGGAATCTTGCGTATATTTCGTAAAACCGGATTTGATGGCGGTAATTCCTGCCTCTTTAATTAGTTCTGGGGTATCGAAATCAGGCTCACCAGCCCCAAAGCCAATGACATCAATTCCATCTGCTTGCATCTGTTTAGCCTTAGCACTTATGGCTAATGTAATCGATGGCGAGAGATTAGAGGCTCGTTTAGATAATATCATATTTAATCACCCTCCTTTTGGGATATAAAGTATACAAAAAGAGATTAAAAAAGTCAAGAAAAAAGTATAAAGTTCAGTATTTCTCCTTCTTGTAAAAAAACGCTTGCAATCTTTGATATTTTGTGATATGATAATCTGAGTGCAGTGTCCGTGACGCTGCAGGCATTGACAGGGTCAATGTACTCCATAGTTATTCAGGAGGTTTAGAAAGAATGAGTAATATCGCGGTAATTGGAGGGGGATATTGGGGGAAAAATCTTATCCGCAATTTTGCACAACTGGGGGCACTTCATACTATTTGTGATGCTGATGAAGGTAGATTAAAACAACTGGGAAAGGATTATCCACTTGTAAATAAAACTATGGCATTTGCCGAAGTTTTAAGCAATAAAGAGATTGATGCTATAGTTATCTCTGCACCGGCAGAATTACATTATCAATTAACCATGGAGACTTTATCTGCAGGTAAAGATGTATTTTGTGAAAAACCATTAGCCTTAACGGCAGAACAGGGAATAGAATTAACTACCATCGCCCAGGAAAATAAAAGGATATTGATGGTTGGGCATTTATTAGAATATCATCCAGCAATCTTGAAACTAAAAGAGCTGGTTGATAAAGGAGAGTTA contains:
- a CDS encoding cation:proton antiporter; translated protein: MRSDVFFTFYFLLSTFYFLFSGEIMTIFLEVGLILILVKILGELFERIKLPSIFGEITLGIILGPVLGLIILNDKTFSAAIIKLLGEIGAVFLLFSIGFTRVDFKKVTVSIKRIFPVSIFGAMFPFLAGFFIGYIFFSSVKVALLLGTALASTSIGVSVRTLMDVKYIATMVGATILFAAVLDNFLSMGTLGIVTGIIQREKVWYISMGITITELVGFIAVVYLMRRFIFPLLTKLTDKMIVEEATLGIIIGTLFVFAYLTHIFGLSVIIGAFLFGAGISIIPRLKTEVVVHKVRGIADGFFVPFFFLNMGLMFDFKGIGNVGIFASILLVALIVSQIIGGFLGGKIGRFNFKDSLIIGTALIPRNELALVVSTIGLEIGLLGSEVFSALILISLVTTIITPLLLRLIIKAR
- the nadB gene encoding L-aspartate oxidase → MRYLVSFDTNKLPIIKTDILIIGSGAAGLRAAIEAADEGQVLIITKDKLKQCNTEIAQGGIAAVLTENDTYESHLQNTIEVGDGLCNEEAVRVLVEEGPQQIQNLIDWGANFDCKEGKLLFTQEAGHSTRRIIHARGDATGTELERILLAKVQLKKNISILENTFLIDLLTEDNICYGAIVQSKGKKREIIFASQTILATGGVGQIYRETTNSIIATGDGMAAAYRAGASLMDMEFIQFHPTTLYIAGAARALISEAVRGEGGILKNKYGERFMAKYHPALELAPRDVVSRSVLTELKLTNDTHVYLDVTHLDDEFLQNRFPNIMKTCHSFDIDIKKDLIPVRPTAHYTIGGIKTDLEGKTNIEGLYACGECANPGIHGANRLASNSLLECLVFGYRAGCSKNKIKSFPHISYIFEGKYLKDLDVEDVRNALKSLMWRDVGIEREKDKLVDAGKEIDFWSSYVLAKEFSTSDGFELQNMLIIGKLIQKAALMREESRGVHYRQDFPAKDDARFKRHIEFKG
- the serA gene encoding phosphoglycerate dehydrogenase; this translates as MKVLVSDPLSKQGLEILEKAESIEVDVKTGLKPEELVACIGDYDGMIVRSETKVTKEVIEASKKLQVIGRAGVGVDNIDVPSATKKGIIVMNAPGGNTVSTAEHTIGMILALSRNIPQADKSMKEGKWDRKKYMGVELCGKTLGVVGLGRIGSYVAQIGLAFNMKVLAYDPYISQEKAKRMGVELSELDELYRRSDYITLHVPKSDETKKMISKAEIDKMKDGVRIINCARGGLIDEQALYEGLKLGKVAGAALDVYETEPPVDSPLLTFDNCVLVPHLGASTIDAQINVGIEMAQQVVDALTSGVIRNAVNIQQVAPEVFQEIAPYLTLAEKIGSLHTQLTVEGIQEVEIKISGEIAEYEVTPFKVAVLKGMLATILKEPVVNYVNAPFIAKERGINIVENKEAKEEDFVNLITVTLKTDKKTSQIAGSIFQKNDARIVAIDGFRIDAIPQGNMLVISNIDKPGVLGKISTILGKNNINIAGLQMGRKTIGGKQLIVLNVDEPIPQTVLQEINAQEEILETTVVKL
- a CDS encoding pyridoxal phosphate-dependent aminotransferase, with the protein product MILSKRASNLSPSITLAISAKAKQMQADGIDVIGFGAGEPDFDTPELIKEAGITAIKSGFTKYTQDSGIIELKKAVCEKFKKDNNLIYEPSQILISSGAKHSLFNAIFVLADEGDEVIIPAPYWVSYEEQVKMAGATPTIVQTNDDFKLTPELFEKAITPQTKLLILNSPCNPTGAVYEKDELEALAEIAVENGIYIISDEIYEYLIYDGQRHFSIASLNPAVKELTITINGVSKAYSMTGWRIGYAAGTKEIILAMSNVQSHSTSNPTSISQKAALAALQGPQECIAEMVAQFDKRRKFIVQRLNGIKGFTCKTPKGAFYAFPDVSCIYGTKFNGKMINNSFGLTEFLLDEARVAVVPGDAFGAPNYIRLSYATSLKNIEKGLDRIEKAMAKLE